The Urocitellus parryii isolate mUroPar1 chromosome 6, mUroPar1.hap1, whole genome shotgun sequence genome includes a window with the following:
- the LOC113199166 gene encoding olfactory receptor 4K2-like gives MEGFNHSRVSEFVLLGLTDSSELQIFFFVVFSIFYLMTMFGNCLILLTVLSTSNLHLPMYFLLSNLSLIDMCLSSFATPKMIMDFFAQRKTISFEGCISQIFFLHLFTGTEIVLLISMSFDRYIAICKPLHYSTIMSPRVCVGLVVTSWTVGFLHTMSQLAFTLYLPFCGPNVIDSFFCDLPLVIQLACIDIYVLGIFMISTSGVIALISFLLLLTSYIIVLVTIRDHSSTRSSKALSTCTAHFIVVFMFFGPCIFIYVWPFTNFLVDKILSVFYTIFTPFLNPLIYTLRNQEVKTAVKKKLSNQYFSFGKTTPRYSVQ, from the coding sequence ATGGAGGGTTTTAACCATTCCAGAGTATCTGAATTCGTGTTACTTGGACTGACTGATTCTTCTGAGCTTCAGATATTCTTCTTCGTAGTGTTTTCCATCTTCTATTTAATGACTATGTTTGGCAACTGCCTGATTTTGCTCACTGTCCTATCCACCTCAAACCTTCACTTGCCCATGTACTTCCTGCTCAGCAACCTCTCTCTCATTGACATGTGCCTGTCCTCGTTTGCCACGCCAAAGATGATTATGGACTTCTTTGCTCAGCGCAAGACCATATCCTTTGAGGGTTGCATTTCTCAGAtcttttttttgcatcttttcaCTGGGACAGAGATTGTGCTGCTGATCTCCATGTCTTTTGACAGGTACATCGCCATATGTAAACCTCTCCATTATTCAACAATTATGAGCCCAAGAGTATGTGTTGGGCTTGTTGTAACTTCTTGGACAGTGGGCTTCCTGCATACGATGAGCCAGTTGGCTTTTACTCTCTATTTACCCTTCTGTGGTCCCAATGTGATAGATAGTTTCTTCTGTGACCTTCCTTTGGTCATCCAGCTGGCTTGTATAGACATATATGTTCTTGGGATCTTCATGATCTCAACCAGTGGTGTTATTGCTCTTATAAGTTTTCTGCTTTTGCTCACTTCATACATCATTGTTCTTGTCACTATCAGGGACCATTCCTCCACACGCTCATCTAAGGCTCTTTCTACCTGCACTGCACATTTCATAGTGGTATTCATGTTCTTTGGGCCTTGCATCTTCATTTATGTGTGGCCTTTCACAAATTTCCTGGTGGACaaaattttgtctgttttctatACCATCTTTACTCCCTTTCTGAATCCACTAATCTATACTTTGAGAAACCAAGAAGTAAAGACAGCAGTAAAGAAGAAACTAAGTAATCAGTATTTCAGTTTTGGAAAAACTACTCCAAGATATTCAGTGCAATGA